From Cucumis melo cultivar AY chromosome 3, USDA_Cmelo_AY_1.0, whole genome shotgun sequence:
GCAAATTCACGGAGTTTTGGTAACCTAGCCATGGAACCATCTTCATCAACTACCTCACAAAGGATTCCAACCGGGGCTAATCCAGCAAGCACCGCAAGATCAACAGACGCTTCAGTATGTCCAGCTCTCTTCAAAACACCACCTTCCCTGTACTTGAGGGGAAAAATATGGCCTGGCCGCTTAAAATCATAAGGTTTTGAATTTCTTGACGCAAGTGCCAATACTGTTGCTGCCCTATCGCTAGCTGAGACTCCAGTGGTTGTACCTTCTCTTGCATCCTGAAGAAATAATTGTAAAAAATTGCATTATTTATCATACGAAATTGCCCTGCTACAAAGACAAAcagatttgaaaaaaatattaagaagAAAGTGTCAATAAAACTGTAATTATGAGCACTCTTACAGGATTACCGACTACATTTATTAAATTGAATAATAATCTAAAATGCCAAGTGAAGAATTCATACCACTGTCACCGTAAATGCAGTACAAAGTTTCTCCTCGTTCTCCTTTTCATTTACCATAAGTGGAATCTGTAACCTCTCCAGGTCTTCACCTTTCATGGCCACACAAACAATACCTGTTCCATGCTTTACAATAAAAGCCATGGCTTCCGGAGTTGCAGCTTGTGCAGCCATGATTAAATCTCCCTCGTTTTCTCTATCTTCATCATCAACAACAAGCACCATCTGAAACATCAAAATCCTTGTAACTAAGATGAGGTGAAATTCAGGGCAGAAAAATAGATGCTCTCATGTCAAATGACGTCCCAAAAAGTTGAAGACAGAAAAACTAGAATAATGAACCACCTTTCCTTGGCGGACATCTTCAATGGCATCTGCAACAGAAGCAAAACCTTCTGTTGGGCGATCAAAATCATATTCATCTTCATCGATGGGAAAACTTTTACTTATAGAAGCTGAATCTGGCTGATTGAAAGATGTAATATCATTCACAACTACAGCATTTCCATTGGAAGAAGACAGAATTCCTCCTTCTCCAGATATCACTGTAGCTCTTGTTTGGACTGAACCCCTGGTGCCCAAAAATAGTTTACTAGCTTTGCAGTTTGGGGGTAACTCCAAAACAAGGCCAGTTGACGTGTATGGTTTAACGTAGTTGATTCCAACAAAAGACTGCAAGTCCTTGAATCTTCtacataaaacaaaaattatgcaAGACGTTTAGAGATGAATGTAAAACTTAAAAGACATTACCAGGTGAGGAAAATCATAGAACACATAATAAATACTTCATTTACTTCAATCAGTGTTCTTGAACTTCACAAGTAAAACTTAATAGCTAGTTGCAGTTTATTGTAGAatggtgatttttttttatttttattatgcCAAACTGGAACGTTAAA
This genomic window contains:
- the LOC103488598 gene encoding bifunctional riboflavin biosynthesis protein RIBA 1, chloroplastic-like, with product MAFRSVSFPSTAPISHVQRFKDLQSFVGINYVKPYTSTGLVLELPPNCKASKLFLGTRGSVQTRATVISGEGGILSSSNGNAVVVNDITSFNQPDSASISKSFPIDEDEYDFDRPTEGFASVADAIEDVRQGKMVLVVDDEDRENEGDLIMAAQAATPEAMAFIVKHGTGIVCVAMKGEDLERLQIPLMVNEKENEEKLCTAFTVTVDAREGTTTGVSASDRAATVLALASRNSKPYDFKRPGHIFPLKYREGGVLKRAGHTEASVDLAVLAGLAPVGILCEVVDEDGSMARLPKLREFAKRENIKIISIADLVRYRRKRDRLVECAGDAARMPTKWGPFQAYCYRSILDGIEHIAMVKGDIGDGQDILVRVHSECLTGDIFGSARCDCGNQLALAMQMIEAEGRGVLVYLRGHEGRGIGLGHKLRAYNLQDAGRDTVEANEDLGLPVDSREYGIGAQILRDLGVRTMKLMTNNPTKYKGLKGYGLEVSGRVPLITPITKDNKRYLETKRAKMGHVYNLEFGGRLRNRIDEHETSNGSVASSDAVA